From Ptychodera flava strain L36383 chromosome 2, AS_Pfla_20210202, whole genome shotgun sequence, the proteins below share one genomic window:
- the LOC139152179 gene encoding uncharacterized protein translates to MPTTNFPTEHDTYEAAESHADDSDFPFLDFGDLAADFPVEMDDISEDPAEYFKRANLQTDKDLTSQMGLPEDVREMTVTQVGKFLCYVNSVFGLNNDFSVLAAKGEIDGKQLCSLSKPQFTVVFDNHPDVDMVFEYLKSWKKEFHSPKKTYYQLETFGANFVDSQKKTNPAKTEMYKAPIRFQNYSKNLEDFLSSQESYTETSHFDCSITESRAQYRDLSQPVMESQLVKTNFDQSYPASAANPRTHNGISFGHSSHSTRTESHQEPHNGHIDFFNSLIQYSSSSPTVFQTPVESEPTMQGGYERDAKQSYTEQIDAFSTQQVEDLCLTELSQSPMETKPNIGQSHAQLQENQTVSHPSESCADIFQTLNKTCERSRTNSENYIDSENVIEQLLALSSSSIDGCHSGSDADSSESDDDSISENITPITVRQLEEICNETIPQVTMAPVRRRRGRPRKERPLAGRKRKEKKLLWKFLLRHLNGGECSKCVQWTDQSQGLFRFVSAEKEEIARQWGVEKGHKNVMTYQKMARALRNYTKSQIMEKCPGKLQYKFSPRIYSRSHNSSG, encoded by the exons ATGCCGACAACGAATTTTCCAACAGAACATGATACTTATGAGGCCGCGGAGAGCCATGCCGATGATTCTGACTTCCCGTTTCTTGATTTTGGCGATTTGGCAGCCGACTTTCCCGTCGAAATGGATGATATATCAGAG GACCCTGCGGAATATTTTAAACGGGCCAACCTGCAGACAGACAAAGATCTGACCTCTCAAATGGGATTACCTGAGG ACGTACGTGAAATGACCGTTACACAAGTTGGAAAGTTTCTGTGTTACGTAAACAGCGTTTTCGGCCTCAACAACGACTTTTCAGTGCTGGCTGCCAAGGGAGAGATTGACGGTAAACAACTATGCTCGCTATCTAAACCGCAATTTACAGTTGTATTCGACAACCACCCTGATGTCGACATGGTCTTTGAATACTTGAAGTCATGGAAGAAAG aattccaTTCTCCTAAAAAGACATATTACCAACTGGAAACATTCGGTGCTAACTTTGTGGATTCTCAAAAGAAGACAAATCCCGCTAAAACAGAAATGTACAAGGCACCAATCAGGTTCCAAAACTACTCGAAGAATCTTGAAGATTTTCTATCTTCTCAGGAGTCCTACACAGAGACCTCTCACTTTGACTGTTCGATTACAGAGTCAAGGGCGCAGTATAGAGACTTGTCCCAACCAGTCATGGAGTCACAACTTGTCAAAACAAACTTTGACCAGTCGTACCCGGCATCGGCAGCTAACCCCCGCACACACAATGGCATTAGTTTTGGACATTCTAGTCACAGTACCAGAACAGAATCGCATCAGGAACCTCATAACGGCCACATTGACTTTTTCAACTCGCTTATTCAGTACAGTTCAAGTTCGCCGACCGTTTTCCAAACACCCGTGGAGTCAGAGCCGACAATGCAGGGAGGCTACGAGCGCGACGCCAAGCAGTCGTACACGGAACAAATCGACGCTTTCAGTACACAGCAAGTAGAGGATCTTTGTCTAACTGAACTTTCTCAATCACCCATGGAAACAAAACCAAATATTGGCCAGTCACACGCGCAGCTTCAAGAAAACCAGACTGTTTCACATCCGTCTGAATCATGTGCGGACATTTTCCAGACACTCAACAAAACTTGTGAGAGATCACGGACAAATTCAGAAAATTATATTGACTCAGAAAATGTTATCGAACAGCTATTAGCTCTGTCGTCCAGCAGCATCGACGGTTGCCATTCAGGTTCAGATGCGGACTCATCCGAAAGTGATGACGATTCCATTTCAGAG AACATCACCCCTATAACCGTCAGACAACTCGAAGAAATATGCAATGAAACAATTCCACAGGTCACCATGGCACCGgtcagaagaagaagaggacGACCACGGAAAGAGCGCCCTCTCGCAG GaagaaaaaggaaagaaaagaagCTGCTGTGGAAATTCCTTCTGAGACATTTGAACGGTGGGGAGTGCAGCAAGTGCGTACAGTGGACGGATCAATCCCAGGGACTCTTTCGCTTCGTCAGCGCCGAGAAAGAAGAAATTGCCCGCCAGTGGGGTGTCGAGAAGGGCCATAAAAATGTTATGACCTACCAGAAGATGGCTCGCGCCCTTCGGAACTACACAAAAAGTCAAATCATGGAAAAATGCCCGGGGAAACTGCAGTACAAATTTAGCCCCAGAATTTACAGTCGTTCGCACAATTCGTCGGGTTAA